In Pseudomonas asiatica, the following are encoded in one genomic region:
- a CDS encoding ParA family protein: MRVWAVANQKGGVGKTTTTIALAGLLAEAGKRVVVVDLDPHGSMTSYFGHNPDALEHSCYDLFLHKGAVPEGLPGQLLLPTSDERISLLPSSTALAVLERQSPGQNGLGLVIAKSLAQLWQDFDYALIDSPPLLGVLMVNALAASQQLVIPVQTEFLAVKGLERMVGTLAMVNRSRKQALPYQIVPTLFDRRTQASLATLKLLRDTYGQHVWQGYIPVDTRLRDASRKGVTPSQFDSKSRGLVAYRALLKHLLTYKTAAQVA; this comes from the coding sequence ATGAGAGTCTGGGCAGTAGCCAATCAAAAAGGTGGCGTCGGCAAGACCACCACTACCATCGCCCTGGCCGGCCTGCTGGCCGAGGCCGGCAAGCGTGTGGTCGTCGTCGACCTCGACCCGCACGGCTCGATGACCAGCTATTTCGGGCACAACCCCGATGCCCTGGAGCACAGCTGCTACGACCTGTTCCTGCACAAGGGCGCGGTGCCCGAGGGCCTGCCCGGGCAACTGCTGCTGCCCACCAGTGACGAACGCATCTCGCTGTTGCCGTCGAGTACCGCGCTGGCGGTGCTGGAGCGCCAGTCACCGGGGCAGAACGGCCTGGGCCTGGTGATCGCCAAGAGTCTGGCGCAGCTGTGGCAGGATTTCGACTATGCCCTGATCGACAGCCCACCCTTGCTCGGTGTGCTGATGGTCAATGCCCTGGCAGCCAGCCAGCAGCTGGTGATTCCGGTGCAAACCGAATTTCTCGCGGTAAAGGGCCTGGAGCGCATGGTCGGGACCCTGGCCATGGTCAACCGCTCGCGCAAGCAGGCGCTGCCGTACCAGATCGTGCCGACCTTGTTCGACCGCCGCACCCAGGCCTCGCTGGCCACGCTCAAGCTGCTGCGTGACACCTACGGCCAGCATGTGTGGCAGGGCTACATCCCGGTGGATACGCGCCTGCGCGATGCCAGCCGCAAGGGCGTCACGCCCTCGCAATTCGACAGCAAGAGCCGCGGGCTGGTTGCCTACAGGGCGCTGCTCAAGCACCTGCTGACCTACAAGACTGCGGCGCAGGTGGCCTGA